A segment of the Candidatus Methanoperedens sp. genome:
CCACATCTGCCAAATTCGAAGTCGATCTGCAGTCCGAGTTGACATATTATGCGGTTGACAGTCGATTATCGGCAAAGATAGAAGAGTTTGCCAGAAGACGCGGTATATCTCCCGATACGCTTTTAAATCTATGGCTGCAGGAAAAATTACAGGAGCAGAATGCCTGAACGATTCATTCAGGGGTCCGAGTCTTTCTGTATATTTATCACAGCCTAATTATTAATCCCTCGGCGCCGATATGTTCCCGAAGCAGCAATAT
Coding sequences within it:
- a CDS encoding CopG family antitoxin; its protein translation is MNKNKGSISKAKKYEEIGEFWDTHDLAEHWDETTSAKFEVDLQSELTYYAVDSRLSAKIEEFARRRGISPDTLLNLWLQEKLQEQNA